From one Vanessa tameamea isolate UH-Manoa-2023 chromosome 9, ilVanTame1 primary haplotype, whole genome shotgun sequence genomic stretch:
- the LOC113394176 gene encoding DNA-directed RNA polymerase III subunit RPC5 produces the protein MEEDDPVVQEIPVFLSQALSEHLYIYQYPVRPANRDWRDVKVTNASVKPKNQLVRMEIGLNTYSDKYCASKGEQIALNTDGSQESRYIKDKERERSQYFRNGIMDKIVYESSKPCTETQHYAVALLQDKELHCTPIKGILQLRPSYSYYDKQDKRKVDKSKDENSDDEEKEPEPQQVTVKFARVETDVAKKAREKSYESISQRIADEPWYDAMWKHSDTDHADLERMKLFSATVQDGSSLTLGPAEYISTLVPQLNDEAEMAPPKKLTLQDQIKEILIDAKLMTFNELLKLARSEDGQVSEAALLTALGGAACCVRGVWAPRSQELYVRAAPAPPRLMCAARDHVLYLFTQHAYVDRRKITAAVRLPPQEVLEILRSVAKYNPRTGWELLLPPDTAFEAKYPDVVQRQNLYWEARQRQFNEMLIGENVPKRQRKKSQRDSVSSDTMMSPKPRNNSVSEEDSDRKRHKNKSATGSGKRTRNISSSSGHDAT, from the exons ATGGAAGAAGACGATCCTGTTGTACAAGAG ATACCAGTCTTTCTATCACAAGCTTTATCGGAGCACCTGTATATATACCAGTACCCCGTGAGACCAGCCAATAGGGACTGGAGAGATGTCAAAGTTACTAATGCTTCAGTTAAACCTAAAAACCAACTTGTTCGAATGGAGATCGGGCTGAACACATATAGTGATAAATATTGTGCTTCTAAAGGTGAACAAATTGCTCTCAATACCGATGGATCTCAG gaATCAAGATACATTAAAGACAAAGAACGGGAAAGGTCACAATACTTTAGGAATGGTATTATGGATAAGATAGTCTATGAGAGCAGTAAACCTTGTACTGAAACTCAGCACTATGCTGTGGCGTTATTACAAGACAAGGAATTACACTGTACACCTAttaaag gtatattaCAACTAAGGCCATCCTATTCTTATTACGATAAACAAGATAAGAGAAAAGTTGACAAGAGTAAGGATGAAAACTCTGATGATGAGGAGAAGGAACCTGAACCACAACAG GTGACAGTGAAATTTGCGAGAGTAGAAACAGATGTGGCCAAAAAAGCACGAGAAAAGTCTTATGAGTCCATCTCTCAGCGCATAGCAGATGAGCCCTGGTATGACGCCATGTGGAAGCATTCAGATACAGACCATGctgat CTAGAGCGTATGAAGCTATTCAGTGCAACAGTGCAAGATGGGTCCTCTCTAACTCTTGGTCCAGCGGAGTACATAAGCACATTGGTTCCTCAGCTTAATGACGAAGCAGAAATGGCTCCACCGAAAAAATTGACATTGCAGgatcaaataaaagaaatactgaTCGATG CAAAACTGATGACTTTCAACGAGCTGCTGAAACTCGCCCGCTCGGAGGACGGGCAAGTGAGCGAGGCGGCGCTGCTGACGGCGCTGGGCGGCGCGGCGTGCTGCGTGCGCGGCGTGTGGGCGCCGCGCTCGCAGGAGCTCTACGtgcgcgccgcgcccgcgccgccgcgcctCATGTGCGCCGCGCGCGACCACGTC ctTTACCTCTTCACCCAGCACGCATATGTGGATCGACGTAAAATAACAGCAGCTGTTCGTTTGCCTCCACAAgaagttttagaaatattacgttCTGTCGCCAAATATAACCCGAGGACTGGGTGGGAACTTCTCCTGCCCCCGGACACAGCTTTCGAAGCGAAATATCCGGACGTTGTTCAACGGCAGAACTTATATTGGGAAGCACGTCAACGTCAGTTCAACGAAATGCTGATTGGTGAAAATGTGCCCAAACGTCAGAGGAAGAAGTCTCAGAGGGATTCAGTGAGTTCGGACACGATGATGAGTCCTAAACCGCGTAATAATAGTGTTAGTGAAGAAGACAGTGATCGGAAACGACATAAAAACAAATCGGCTACCGGAAGTGGTAAACGGACTAGAAATATTAGCTCCAGTAGTGGTCACGATGCAACGTGA
- the LOC113394168 gene encoding sodium-independent sulfate anion transporter isoform X1 yields the protein MIPRRKHNASSGSLPPPDDKHASNDYILSDGGARDGWRAALRRRFNRKTLHKRIPITSWLPQYNAEKAIGDVIAGITVGLTVIPQSLAYSNIAGLPPQYGLYGSFFGCFIYILLGGCRAVPAGPTAIASLLTWQVAGGVIEKAILLNFLTGLVELLMGVLGLGFLINFVSGPVSSGFTSAVALMIATSQVKDMFAISVTGTTFLQQWISIFRNIHNASLWDPVLGFVCIALLLSMRKIGMIKLGEKSAEGPSTRQKVLTKCMWLLGTCRNAIVVVVTGVLGFWFVATHGTSPVRLMADNAPDGAIPSGVPIPQLPPFGYVRADNSTADFLDMVSELGSGLLVIPLIVLLEDIAICKAFSDGRTIDATQEMIALGVANVGNSFMQAYPGGGSLARSVVSNGSGVKTTFSGLYTGVMVILALQFFTQYFEFIPKAALAAVIISAILFMVEYDVIKPMWRAKKLDLIPGVGTFVLCLTLPIELGILTGVVVNIIFILYHAARPKFSVEMLKTEQGVEYLMITPDRCLMFPSVDYVRRLVTKCATSSSVPVVIECTHIYSADYTAAKSIEQLTADFHARQQPLYFYNVKPSVCSIFEAVAKPEHFVVFYEDDELDRLLAADERLAPRKQPPPLQA from the exons aTGATTCCACGGCGAAAGCACAATGCATCCTCCGGATCCTTGCCACCCCCTGACGACAAGCACGCCAGCAACGATTACATCC tttcgGATGGCGGCGCACGAGACGGATGGCGCGCAGCGCTAAGGCGGCGTTTTAATCGCAAAACTCTTCATAAACGAATCCCCATCACCTCTTGGCTGCCAca GTATAACGCGGAAAAAGCGATCGGAGACGTGATCGCCGGTATCACGGTGGGACTGACGGTGATACCCCAATCGCTCGCGTATTCAAACATCGCAGGCTTACCGCCGCAGTATGGGCTGTACGGCTCCTTCTTCGGTTGCTTCATCTACATTCTCCTGGGCGGCTGCCGCGCCGTGCCCGCCGGCCCGACCGCCATCGCGTCACTGCTCACATGGCAGGTGGCAGGCGGCGTGATCGAGAAGGCGATCTTACTCAACTTCCTCACCGGACTCGTTGAGCTGCTGATGGGCGTTCTGGGACTTGGATTTCTTATCAATTTCGTGTCGGGACCCGTCTCATCCGGATTCACCTCGGCCGTGGCCCTGATGATTGCCACTTCCCAAGTGAAGGACATGTTCGCAATATCAGTAACTGGCACGACTTTCCTGCAGCAATGGATTTCTATATTCCGAAACATTCACAATGCTTCTCTGTGGGATCCTGTGCTTGGTTTTGTGTGTATAGCGCTCTTGCTGTCTATGAGg aAAATTGGAATGATTAAACTTGGTGAAAAATCGGCGGAAGGTCCGAGCACTCGACAGAAAGTTTTAACGAAATGTATGTGGCTCCTGGGAACTTGTCGTAATGCCATCGTCGTGGTCGTCACCGGCGTGCTCGGCTTCTGGTTCGTCGCCACACACGGGACATCGCCCGTGCGGCTCATGG CCGATAATGCACCAGACG GAGCTATTCCTTCGGGAGTGCCGATACCGCAGCTGCCGCCATTCGGATACGTCCGTGCTGACAACTCCACCGCAGATTTCCTAGACATGGTGTCAGAGCTGGGCTCGGGTCTTCTCGTGATTCCACTCATCGTACTTCTCGAGGACATCGCCATCTGCAAAGCGTTCTCTGACGGCCGTACCATCGACGCTACGCAGGAGATGATCGCGTTGGGCGTCGCCAACGTCGGCAACTCCTTCATGCAGGCCTACCCCGGCGGCGGCTCGCTGGCGCGGTCTGTGGTGTCCAATGGCTCTGGTGTCAAAACCACTTTCAGTGGACTCTATACAG GAGTCATGGTCATCTTAGCGCTCCAGTTTTTCACACAGTATTTCGAGTTCATCCCGAAAGCTGCACTCGCGGCTGTAATTATTTCGGCTATATTATTTATGGTTGAATATGACGTAATTAAACCGATGTGGCGGGCGAAGA AACTGGACTTGATCCCAGGAGTTGGAACCTTCGTGTTGTGTCTTACCCTACCTATTGAGTTAGGCATTCTCACTGGTGTAGTCgtcaatataatattcattctgTACCATGCAGCACGACCGAAGTTTTCCGTGGAAATGCTTAAG ACGGAACAGGGCGTGGAATACCTGATGATCACCCCCGACCGCTGTCTGATGTTCCCGTCCGTAGACTACGTGCGGCGGCTAGTCACTAAGTGCGCGACCAGCAGTTCCGTGCCCGTAGTCATCGAGTGCACGCACATCTACAGCGCGGACTACACGGCCGCCAAGAGCATCGAGCAGCTGACTGCCGACTTCCACGCGCGTCAGCAACCGCTGTACTTCTACAACGTGAAGCCGTCCGTGTGCTCCATCTTCGAGGCGGTGGCCAAGCCAGAGCACTTCGTAGTCTTCTACGAGGATGACGAGCTGGATCGGCTTCTGGCCGCCGACGAGCGCCTGGCACCTCGCAAGCAACCGCCGCCGCTACAAGCATGA
- the LOC113394168 gene encoding sodium-independent sulfate anion transporter isoform X2, with protein sequence MIPRRKHNASSGSLPPPDDKHASNDYILSDGGARDGWRAALRRRFNRKTLHKRIPITSWLPQYNAEKAIGDVIAGITVGLTVIPQSLAYSNIAGLPPQYGLYGSFFGCFIYILLGGCRAVPAGPTAIASLLTWQVAGGVIEKAILLNFLTGLVELLMGVLGLGFLINFVSGPVSSGFTSAVALMIATSQVKDMFAISVTGTTFLQQWISIFRNIHNASLWDPVLGFVCIALLLSMRKIGMIKLGEKSAEGPSTRQKVLTKCMWLLGTCRNAIVVVVTGVLGFWFVATHGTSPVRLMGAIPSGVPIPQLPPFGYVRADNSTADFLDMVSELGSGLLVIPLIVLLEDIAICKAFSDGRTIDATQEMIALGVANVGNSFMQAYPGGGSLARSVVSNGSGVKTTFSGLYTGVMVILALQFFTQYFEFIPKAALAAVIISAILFMVEYDVIKPMWRAKKLDLIPGVGTFVLCLTLPIELGILTGVVVNIIFILYHAARPKFSVEMLKTEQGVEYLMITPDRCLMFPSVDYVRRLVTKCATSSSVPVVIECTHIYSADYTAAKSIEQLTADFHARQQPLYFYNVKPSVCSIFEAVAKPEHFVVFYEDDELDRLLAADERLAPRKQPPPLQA encoded by the exons aTGATTCCACGGCGAAAGCACAATGCATCCTCCGGATCCTTGCCACCCCCTGACGACAAGCACGCCAGCAACGATTACATCC tttcgGATGGCGGCGCACGAGACGGATGGCGCGCAGCGCTAAGGCGGCGTTTTAATCGCAAAACTCTTCATAAACGAATCCCCATCACCTCTTGGCTGCCAca GTATAACGCGGAAAAAGCGATCGGAGACGTGATCGCCGGTATCACGGTGGGACTGACGGTGATACCCCAATCGCTCGCGTATTCAAACATCGCAGGCTTACCGCCGCAGTATGGGCTGTACGGCTCCTTCTTCGGTTGCTTCATCTACATTCTCCTGGGCGGCTGCCGCGCCGTGCCCGCCGGCCCGACCGCCATCGCGTCACTGCTCACATGGCAGGTGGCAGGCGGCGTGATCGAGAAGGCGATCTTACTCAACTTCCTCACCGGACTCGTTGAGCTGCTGATGGGCGTTCTGGGACTTGGATTTCTTATCAATTTCGTGTCGGGACCCGTCTCATCCGGATTCACCTCGGCCGTGGCCCTGATGATTGCCACTTCCCAAGTGAAGGACATGTTCGCAATATCAGTAACTGGCACGACTTTCCTGCAGCAATGGATTTCTATATTCCGAAACATTCACAATGCTTCTCTGTGGGATCCTGTGCTTGGTTTTGTGTGTATAGCGCTCTTGCTGTCTATGAGg aAAATTGGAATGATTAAACTTGGTGAAAAATCGGCGGAAGGTCCGAGCACTCGACAGAAAGTTTTAACGAAATGTATGTGGCTCCTGGGAACTTGTCGTAATGCCATCGTCGTGGTCGTCACCGGCGTGCTCGGCTTCTGGTTCGTCGCCACACACGGGACATCGCCCGTGCGGCTCATGG GAGCTATTCCTTCGGGAGTGCCGATACCGCAGCTGCCGCCATTCGGATACGTCCGTGCTGACAACTCCACCGCAGATTTCCTAGACATGGTGTCAGAGCTGGGCTCGGGTCTTCTCGTGATTCCACTCATCGTACTTCTCGAGGACATCGCCATCTGCAAAGCGTTCTCTGACGGCCGTACCATCGACGCTACGCAGGAGATGATCGCGTTGGGCGTCGCCAACGTCGGCAACTCCTTCATGCAGGCCTACCCCGGCGGCGGCTCGCTGGCGCGGTCTGTGGTGTCCAATGGCTCTGGTGTCAAAACCACTTTCAGTGGACTCTATACAG GAGTCATGGTCATCTTAGCGCTCCAGTTTTTCACACAGTATTTCGAGTTCATCCCGAAAGCTGCACTCGCGGCTGTAATTATTTCGGCTATATTATTTATGGTTGAATATGACGTAATTAAACCGATGTGGCGGGCGAAGA AACTGGACTTGATCCCAGGAGTTGGAACCTTCGTGTTGTGTCTTACCCTACCTATTGAGTTAGGCATTCTCACTGGTGTAGTCgtcaatataatattcattctgTACCATGCAGCACGACCGAAGTTTTCCGTGGAAATGCTTAAG ACGGAACAGGGCGTGGAATACCTGATGATCACCCCCGACCGCTGTCTGATGTTCCCGTCCGTAGACTACGTGCGGCGGCTAGTCACTAAGTGCGCGACCAGCAGTTCCGTGCCCGTAGTCATCGAGTGCACGCACATCTACAGCGCGGACTACACGGCCGCCAAGAGCATCGAGCAGCTGACTGCCGACTTCCACGCGCGTCAGCAACCGCTGTACTTCTACAACGTGAAGCCGTCCGTGTGCTCCATCTTCGAGGCGGTGGCCAAGCCAGAGCACTTCGTAGTCTTCTACGAGGATGACGAGCTGGATCGGCTTCTGGCCGCCGACGAGCGCCTGGCACCTCGCAAGCAACCGCCGCCGCTACAAGCATGA